The following proteins are co-located in the Oxyura jamaicensis isolate SHBP4307 breed ruddy duck chromosome 30 unlocalized genomic scaffold, BPBGC_Ojam_1.0 oxy30_random_OJ68995, whole genome shotgun sequence genome:
- the LOC118158530 gene encoding UV excision repair protein RAD23 homolog A-like: protein MRQVIQQNPALLPALLQQLGQENPQLLQQISQHQEQFIQMLNEPLGELGDLEGEMGAIGDESPQMNYIQVTPQEKEAIERLKALGFPESLVIQAYFACEKNENLAANFLLSQNFDDD, encoded by the exons GCAGAACCCCGCGCTGCTCCCCgcactgctccagcagctgggccAGGAGAACCCGCAGCTGCTGCAG CAAATcagccagcaccaggagcagttCATCCAGATGCTGAACGAGCCGCTGGGGGAGCTGGGCGACCTCGAGGGTGAGATGGGCGCCATCGGGGACGAGTCCCCGCAGATGAACTACATCCAAGTGACGCCTCAGGAAAAAGAAGCCATAGAGAGG TTGAAGGCGCTGGGCTTCCCCGAGAGCCTGGTGATCCAGGCCTACTTCGCCTGCGAGAAGAACGAGAACCTGGCGGCCAACTTCCTGCTCAGCCAGAACTTCGACGACGACTGA